Proteins co-encoded in one Gossypium arboreum isolate Shixiya-1 chromosome 11, ASM2569848v2, whole genome shotgun sequence genomic window:
- the LOC108473322 gene encoding protein ESSENTIAL FOR POTEXVIRUS ACCUMULATION 1-like isoform X3, whose translation MADGKLDLPDDLIPSKICSDHFPKDEAWDRNLEEKGLTGLLDDNKDQPTSESSIPLSPQWLYSKVAEAKTLTVGASGDTKTPNLLPHGTAGDPNLKDSWRLDSSQDKKEWRRTAPDLESSRHWREEERETGLLGRRDRRKEDRRNDISSTMDVPENRILLSAERRQDVSSRSSGHESRRDNRWSSRWGLEDKEKDSRNEKRTDVKKEDAPSDKQALASGGRTASERENDSRDKWRPRHRLEVHAGGSASYRSAPGFGLERGRVERSNVGFAAGRGRPNSNASLQIGRPQSASVIGALPVDKNMTLNAYSYPRGKLLDIYRKQRTAPNFDNLPDEMDHLSTVTQKEIVVPLAFVPPDAEEEAVLGDIWKGKTISSEVVYNSFMDASEGKECFSVNRKDSVEPGEKAAVNNNFEGSHAETFYVSDSQMIMSKEMNSSKEGGQRCMPPSDVDVTNALGLDREMGGSTNYMDELKSFDNRQVADLKMQKDSNVKDNRSSMKFGVGELPEDSSSLFGFSSLQPRVGCNPISVEGNIAAHSLESAIPPEDMSLCYLDPQGVIQGPYLGIDIISWFELGYFGTDLPVRLANAPDGSPFQELGEVMPHLRMDPGSASSVSAVARMRVPDHFEGSLEVPISSSASAPAQGSAIGRELQQSLSPFEASGTNFQLRGPSQSYHSEHQFYEDPNIHNFAVAQADGMFNGLHLLFILLTIVSVNDACLSMCDAEIFFSGRPGSAGADPLKVSAEMQDPLRHPASHLSIANEFSKTNAPHRGDELLPEAWSDDHRRNAVFNPNIHLGTTGARPLSHREQEHNGLDLVQHLMSQKFPNEPLQEKNNFFHALPHSTGFGVEHIHSFDLMQSKNLNHQQSVHHSAPHMEHLLELQFEQQRQLELQRQQHQLELQRQQQLEHQRQQQLELQQHQRLLELQRQQQLELQQHQRQLELQRQQELRHHQIELLQQLQQQHLQQQNSQAQHILLDQLLQHQISDPGYGQEVFDAARDIQLDQVQFQRHLLSELQNNSQASRHLDPSLEQIIQAKINQSAVQGQQADFLDFMSQAKYGNMLPSEHQLRLQREQFQVQQLSRSLSQQLGMEEDRQLAGSLSVDEVGQFVRNPGIHPQALSMELNGSDLHQKRLSSFEEQISNIKRNHALWEQQQRGTFDPSPTAFARSAHSAAAPGMKLDNVNSLDLAERLYMHSNNQLGPFSSGNHSFSQQTLGDVYASRPDLVYHSGKNEQLENSWAGKQMQQLNLEADLQRRESEVDSSTWTSAGGIHEKSKKALMDLLHQKLGIQSTRSSEGDYQYPTSSSRGRESFWPVSEPQASNFPFTHFSNQEVHVNNSYLEGPQNSNSGALLQDHLFGVAANGGVNQVVNCERLPHKSNPGSFAEDQLLLLGAEDLSSSSYADASLVSKSAVNKELGELEGKEQKNGLKSMISRTGSVSGFEDNILEQVEMPLDCVDLQSRTHIRHGSLCTGCTVMELD comes from the exons ATGGCTGACGGAAAACTCGATCTACCTGATGATCTCATACCCTCAAAAATCTGCTCTGACCACTTCCCTAAAG ATGAAGCTTGGGATAGGAACTTGGAGGAGAAAGGACTGACCGGGCTACTTGATGACAACAAAG ATCAACCAACTTCGGAGAGCAGCATACCTCTGTCCCCACAGTGGCTTTACTCTAAAGTAGCCGAAGCAAAGACGTTAACTGTTGGAGCATCTGGG GATACAAAAACTCCAAATTTGTTGCCTCATGGAACCGCTGGCGACCCGAATCTGAAAGATAGTTGGCGTTTAGATAGTTCTCAGGACAAGAAAGAATGGAGGAGGACTGCACCTGATCTTGAAAGCAGCCGACACTGGCGTGAAGAGGAGAGGGAAACAGGCTTACTTGGTCGAAGAGATCGCAGAAAAGAAGACCGTCGCAATGATATTTCTTCAACAATGGATGTTCCTGAAAATAGGATTTTGTTGTCTGCAGAACGACGTCAAGATGTTAGTAGTCGTAGTTCAGGGCATGAATCTCGAAGGGACAACAGGTGGTCTTCGAGATGGGGTCTTGAAGACAAAGAAAAGGATTCTCGAAATGAGAAGAGGACAGATGTTAAGAAGGAAGATGCCCCTTCTGACAAACAAGCACTTGCCAGTGGTGGGCGCACAGCTTCTGAGCGCGAGAACGATTCTCGTGATAAATGGAGGCCACGTCATCGGTTGGAAGTTCATGCAGGTGGGTCTGCTTCTTATCGCAGTGCTCCAGGTTTTGGTTTGGAGAGGGGGCGAGTGGAGAGATCAAATGTGGGTTTTGCAGCAGGACGAGGAAGGCCAAATTCCAATGCAAGCCTACAAATTGGGAGGCCACAATCTGCTTCTGTTATTGGAGCTCTTCCTGTGGATAAAAACATGACCCTTAATGCATATTCCTACCCAAGAGGAAAACTCCTTGACATTTACCGCAAACAAAGGACTGCTCCAAATTTTGACAACCTACCTGATGAGATGGATCATTTATCCACAGTAACACAAAAAGAAATTGTTGTGCCTTTGGCATTTGTTCCGCCTGATGCAGAGGAAGAG GCTGTCCTTGGAGATATATGGAAAGGAAAAACAATAAGCAGTGAAGTGGTCTACAACTCATTTATGGATGCAA GTGAAGGAAAAGAGTGTTTCTCAGTTAACAGGAAGGATAGTGTTGAACCTGGTGAGAAGGCTGCTGTAAACAATAATTTTGAGGGGAGTCATGCTGAGACATTTTATGTGTCAGATTCACAGATGATTATGAGCAAGG AAATGAATAGTTCAAAAGAAGGTGGACAGAGATGCATGCCACCATCTGATGTAGATGTAACCAATGCTTTGGGGTTAGATAGGGAGATGGGTGGTTCCACAAATTACATGGATGAATTAAAATCTTTTGATAATCGGCAAGTAGCTGATTTGAAAATGCAAAAGGACTCTAATGTGAAGGACAACAGATCATCCATGAAATTTGGAGTGGGCGAGCTTCCGGAAGACTCAAGTTCTCTGTTTGGTTTTTCGTCACTACAGCCTAGAGTCGGCTGTAACCCGATAAGTGTTGAGGGCAATATTGCTGCACATTCTCTGGAAAGTGCTATCCCTCCTGAGGATATGAGCCTGTGTTATCTTGATCCTCAAGGGGTAATTCAGGGACCGTATTTGGGGATCGACATAATTTCATGGTTTGAGCTAGGTTATTTTGGTACAGATTTACCTGTTCGATTGGCAAATGCTCCTGACGGGTCGCCTTTCCAAGAACTTGGTGAAGTCATGCCTCACCTAAGAATGGATCCTGGTTCAGCCTCCAGTGTTAGTGCAGTTGCCAGAATGCGAGTACCTGATCATTTTGAAGGGAGCTTGGAAGTCCCCATATCTTCTTCTGCTTCTGCTCCTGCTCAGGGATCTGCCATTGGACGTGAGCTGCAGCAATCTTTGTCTCCTTTTGAGGCATCTGGTACTAACTTTCAGTTAAGAGGGCCTTCTCAAAGTTATCATTCTGAGCACCAATTTTATGAAGATCCAAACATCCATAATTTTGCTGTTGCTCAAGCTGATGGTATGTTTAATGGGTTGCACCTACTGTTTATATTGTTAACAATTGTGTCTGTTAATGATGCCTGCCTTTCCATGTGTGATGCAGAAATCTTTTTTTCAGGAAGGCCTGGAAGTGCTGGTGCTGACCCTTTGAAAGTTTCTGCTGAGATGCAAGATCCTTTGCGTCATCCTGCAAGTCATTTATCCATTGCAAATGAATTTTCAAAAACCAATGCACCTCATCGAGGTGATGAGTTGCTCCCAGAGGCTTGGTCTGATGATCATAGAAGAAATGCTGTGTTTAATCCTAACATTCATCTAGGCACTACTGGTGCTAGGCCATTATCTCACAGGGAGCAAGAACACAATGGTTTGGACCTGGTACAGCACTTAATGTCACAAAAGTTTCCCAATGAACCTCTTCAAGAGAAAAACAATTTCTTTCATGCCCTTCCACATTCGACTGGATTTGGTGTGGAGCACATCCATAGTTTTGATCTGATGCAGAGCAAGAATCTCAATCATCAGCAGTCAGTCCATCATTCAGCTCCCCATATGGAACATCTTTTGGAACTTCAATTTGAACAGCAGCGGCAGTTGGAACTACAACGGCAGCAGCATCAGTTGGAGCTTCAGAGGCAGCAGCAGTTGGAGCATCAGCGGCAGCAGCAGTTGGAGCTTCAGCAGCATCAACGTCTGTTGGAGCTTCAGCGGCAGCAGCAGTTGGAACTTCAGCAGCATCAACGGCAGTTGGAACTTCAGCGGCAGCAGGAGCTTCGTCACCATCAAATTGAACTGTTGCAGCAGTTGCAACAACAACATCTGCAGCAGCAGAATTCTCAAGCTCAACATATTCTTCTTGATCAATTGCTGCAGCATCAGATTTCTGATCCTGGCTATGGTCAGGAGGTATTTGATGCTGCTAGAGACATCCAACTTGATCAGGTTCAGTTTCAAAGGCATCTTCTAAGTGAATTGCAGAATAATTCTCAAGCATCAAGGCACCTGGATCCATCACTGGAGCAGATCATCCAAGCAAAGATTAACCAGAGTGCAGTCCAAGGGCAACAGGCTGATTTTTTGGATTTCATGTCACAAGCAAAGTATGGCAACATGCTTCCTTCGGAGCATCAGCTCCGTCTTCAAAGAGAGCAGTTTCAAGTGCAGCAGTTATCTAGGTCGCTGAGCCAACAATTAGGAATGGAGGAGGATAGACAACTTGCTGGTTCTTTGTCTGTAGATGAAGTTGGTCAGTTTGTTAGGAATCCTGGCATTCATCCCCAGGCTCTATCAATGGAGTTGAATGGTTCAGATCTTCACCAGAAGAGGCTTTCATCTTTTGAAGAGCAAATCAGCAATATTAAAAGGAATCATGCTTTGTGGGAGCAACAGCAGCGAGGGACTTTTGACCCCAGCCCTACAGCATTTGCCAGGTCTGCTCATTCTGCTGCTGCTCCTGGGATGAAATTAGACAATGTAAATTCTCTAGATCTTGCTGAACGTCTCTATATGCACTCTAACAACCAACTGGGTCCATTTTCTTCTGGTAATCACTCTTTTAGCCAACAAACTTTGGGTGATGTATATGCATCTCGTCCAGATTTAGTCTACCACTCTGGAAAAAATGAGCAGCTAGAAAATAGTTGGGCAGGAAAACAGATGCAACAATTAAATCTTGAAGCAGATTTGCAAAGAAGGGAGTCCGAAGTTGATTCAAGCACTTGGACATCAGCTGGAGGGATTCATGAAAAGTCTAAGAAAGCTTTAATGGACCTTCTTCACCAAAAACTTGGTATTCAATCGACAAGGTCATCAGAAGGAGATTATCAGTATCCTACTTCATCTTCCAGAGGCAGGGAAAGCTTTTGGCCTGTTTCTGAGCCACAAGCTTCCAATTTTCCTTTTACTCATTTCTCGAATCAAGAAGTTCACGTAA